In Dermacentor andersoni chromosome 4, qqDerAnde1_hic_scaffold, whole genome shotgun sequence, the following proteins share a genomic window:
- the Ilk gene encoding scaffold protein ILK, translated as MEDIFHWCREGNAFQVRVWLDDTEHDMNQGDDHGFSPLHWAAKEGHANIVDMLIVRGSRVNATNMGDDTALHLAAAHGHRDIVHMLLKRKMDVNAINEHGNTPLHYACFWGYQAIAEDLIASGALVSIANKYGETPLDKCKGHMGIRLREVAEQAGQDLKKVYYKDQNWLGTKTRTRDATLSRHSGINMDELKFFQQIASTSSGETWKGSWQGNDIIAKILKVGEVTPRISRDFNDQYPRLRIFSHPNVLPVIGCVNRPPHLIVVQQYLPHGSLFDILHGSSGMVVDQAQALKFAIDVARGMAFLHTLEPMIRNYQLSSKHVMVDEEMTAYVNMADTKFSFQERGKMYHPAWYSPEALQKKQDEMNWKAADMWSFAILLWELATRQVPFADLSPMEIGMKVALEELRVTIPPGISPHMSRLIRICMNEDPGKRPTFEMILPILEKMKH; from the exons ATGGAGGACATATTTCATTGGTGTCGCGAGGGGAACGCATTCCAAGTGCGCGTCTGGCTCGACGACACCGAACATGACATGAATCAGGG GGACGACCATGGCTTCAGTCCACTTCACTGGGCTGCCAAAGAGGGTCACGCAAACATTGTGGACATGCTCATTGTACGGGGCTCCCGAGTGAATGCCACCAACATGGGAGATGATACAGCGCTTCACCTGGCAGCTGCCCATGGGCATCGCGACATTGTGCACATG CTGCTCAAGCGCAAAATGGATGTCAATGCCATCAATGAGCATGGAAATACACCACTTCATTATGCTTGCTTCTGGGGATACCAAGCGATAGCAGAG GACTTGATTGCCAGTGGTGCCTTGGTGTCCATTGCAAACAAGTATGGTGAAACGCCGCTCGATAAATGCAAAGGTCACATGGGAATTCGCTTGAGAG AGGTGGCTGAGCAGGCGGGCCAGGATTTGAAGAAAGTTTACTACAAGGACCAAAATTGGCTTGGCACCAAAACAAGGACAA GGGATGCCACTCTTTCAAGGCACTCGGGCATTAACATGGACGAGCTCAAGTTTTTCCAACAGATTGCATCGACCTCGTCTGGAGAG ACTTGGAAGGGCTCCTGGCAGGGGAATGACATCATAGCCAAGATTCTCAAGGTGGGTGAAGTGACACCACGCATCTCGCGAGACTTCAACGACCAGTATCCACGACTGCGCATCTTCTCGCATCCTAATGTCCTTCCAGTCATCGGCTGCGTCAACCGCCCTCCGCACTTGATTGTTGTGCAGCAGTATCTGCCACATGGTTCCCTTTTCGACATCCTGCATGGATCATCAG GGATGGTGGTGGACCAGGCGCAGGCACTCAAGTTTGCCATTGACGTTGCCCGCGGCATGGCCTTCCTGCACACCCTCGAGCCCATGATTCGAAACTATCAGCTGAGCAGCAAGCATGTCATG GTGGATGAGGAAATGACAGCTTACGTAAACATGGCCGACACCAAGTTTTCCTTCCAAGAACGGGGAAAGATGTATCATCCTGCTTGGTATTCACCTGAAG CCTTGCAGAAGAAACAGGACGAGATGAACTGGAAGGCGGCTGACATGTGGAGCTTCGCCATACTGCTGTGGGAGTTGGCGACCCGCCAAGTTCCTTTTGCTGACCTGTCTCCAATGGAAATTGGCATGAAG GTCGCCCTGGAAGAGCTGCGAGTGACCATTCCACCAGGAATATCGCCACATATGAGCCGGCTGATTCGTATCTGCATGAACGAGGACCCGGGCAAAAGGCCTACCTTTGAGATGATACTACCCATCTTAGAAAAGATGAAGCACTGA